The proteins below come from a single Serratia ficaria genomic window:
- the thiC gene encoding phosphomethylpyrimidine synthase ThiC, with protein sequence MSNVKKPRARKEQREAAQQFIDSLQGVAFPSSRRIYLQGSRSDVQVPMREIQLSPTLVGGGKDNPQYEQNEAIPVYDTAGPYGDPQARLDVHAGLARLRAGWIEERGDTAVLSGVSSGFTQQRLADEGLDHLRFERLPLPRKAQPGKCVTQLHYARAGIVTPEMEFIAIRENMGRQRIRGEVLRQQHPGQSWGANLPDNITAEFVRQEVAAGRAIIPANINHPESEPMIIGRNFLVKVNANIGNSAVTSSIEEEVEKLVWSTRWGADTVMDLSTGRYIHETREWILRNSPVPIGTVPIYQALEKVNGVAENLTWEMFRDTLLEQAEQGVDYFTIHAGVLLRYVPMTARRLTGIVSRGGSIMAKWCLSHHQENFLYQHFREICEICAAYDVSLSLGDGLRPGSIQDANDEAQFAELHTLGELTKIAWEYDVQVMIEGPGHVPMQMIRRNMTEELEHCHEAPFYTLGPLTTDIAPGYDHFTSGIGAAMIGWFGCAMLCYVTPKEHLGLPNKEDVKQGLITYKIAAHAADLAKGHPGAQIRDNAMSKARFEFRWEDQFNLALDPATARAYHDETLPQESGKIAHFCSMCGPKFCSMKISQEVRDYAAAQEAAKPIEVQLNGMEKMSAEFRSRGSELYHSAGNLQEEMRND encoded by the coding sequence ATGTCTAACGTTAAGAAACCTCGTGCCCGTAAAGAGCAACGCGAAGCTGCCCAACAGTTTATCGACAGCCTGCAGGGGGTGGCCTTCCCCAGCTCACGCCGTATCTATCTGCAGGGTTCGCGCAGCGATGTGCAGGTGCCGATGCGCGAAATTCAGCTCAGCCCGACGCTGGTCGGCGGCGGCAAGGACAACCCGCAGTACGAACAGAACGAAGCCATCCCGGTGTACGACACCGCCGGCCCCTACGGCGATCCGCAGGCGCGGCTCGACGTGCATGCCGGCCTGGCCAGGCTGCGCGCCGGCTGGATCGAAGAACGCGGCGATACCGCGGTACTGAGCGGCGTCAGTTCCGGTTTCACCCAGCAGCGCCTGGCGGATGAAGGCTTGGATCACCTGCGCTTCGAACGCCTGCCGCTGCCGCGCAAGGCGCAACCGGGCAAGTGCGTGACCCAGTTGCACTACGCCCGCGCCGGCATCGTCACCCCGGAGATGGAGTTTATCGCCATCCGTGAAAACATGGGGCGCCAGCGCATCCGCGGCGAGGTCCTGCGCCAGCAGCATCCGGGCCAAAGCTGGGGCGCCAACCTGCCGGACAACATCACGGCGGAATTCGTGCGCCAGGAAGTGGCCGCCGGGCGCGCCATCATCCCCGCCAACATCAACCACCCGGAATCCGAACCGATGATCATCGGCCGCAACTTCCTGGTGAAGGTCAACGCCAACATCGGCAACTCGGCGGTGACCTCCTCGATCGAAGAGGAAGTGGAAAAGCTGGTGTGGTCCACCCGCTGGGGCGCGGATACCGTGATGGACCTGTCGACCGGCCGCTATATCCACGAAACCCGCGAATGGATCCTGCGCAACAGCCCGGTGCCCATCGGCACGGTGCCTATCTACCAGGCGCTGGAGAAGGTCAACGGCGTGGCGGAGAACCTGACCTGGGAAATGTTCCGCGATACCCTGCTGGAACAGGCGGAACAAGGGGTGGACTACTTCACCATTCACGCCGGCGTGCTGCTGCGCTATGTGCCGATGACCGCCAGGCGCCTGACCGGCATCGTCTCGCGCGGCGGCTCGATCATGGCCAAGTGGTGCCTGTCGCACCATCAGGAAAACTTCCTGTATCAGCACTTCCGCGAAATCTGCGAGATCTGCGCCGCCTATGACGTTTCGCTGTCGCTCGGCGACGGCCTGCGCCCAGGCTCGATTCAGGACGCCAACGACGAAGCGCAGTTCGCCGAGCTGCACACCCTGGGCGAACTGACCAAGATCGCCTGGGAATACGACGTGCAGGTGATGATCGAAGGCCCCGGCCACGTGCCGATGCAGATGATCCGCCGCAATATGACCGAAGAGCTGGAGCACTGCCACGAAGCGCCGTTCTATACCCTCGGCCCGCTGACCACCGATATCGCACCGGGTTATGACCACTTCACCTCCGGCATCGGCGCGGCGATGATCGGCTGGTTCGGCTGCGCCATGCTGTGTTACGTCACGCCGAAGGAGCATCTCGGCCTGCCGAACAAGGAAGACGTCAAACAGGGATTGATCACCTACAAGATCGCCGCCCACGCCGCCGATCTGGCCAAGGGCCACCCGGGCGCGCAGATCCGCGACAACGCCATGTCCAAGGCGCGCTTCGAGTTCCGCTGGGAAGATCAGTTCAACCTGGCGCTCGATCCGGCTACCGCGCGCGCCTACCACGACGAAACCCTGCCGCAGGAGTCCGGCAAAATCGCACACTTCTGCTCGATGTGCGGACCGAAATTCTGCTCGATGAAAATCTCGCAGGAGGTGCGCGACTACGCCGCCGCCCAGGAGGCCGCCAAACCGATAGAGGTGCAGCTGAACGGCATGGAAAAGATGTCGGCCGAATTCCGTTCGCGCGGCAGCGAGCTCTACCACAGCGCCGGCAACCTGCAAGAGGAAATGCGCAATGACTGA
- the nudC gene encoding NAD(+) diphosphatase: MELALTGNENGWWIVSHESKLWLPNGELPFGSAASFSLQGKMARAIGEWGGAPVWLVRHAMPRDMGSVRQLLELDRGLFQLAGRGVQLADFYRSHRYCGYCGHEMHFSRSESACLCGNCRERYYPQIAPCVIVAIRRDDQILLAQHVRHRGGIHTVLAGFVEVGETLEQAAAREVMEESNIEIKNLRYVTSQPWPFPHSLMMAFMADYHQGEIRHDPKELLNAGWYRYDRLPLLPPPGTVARRLIEDTVALCRAE, from the coding sequence ATGGAACTTGCATTAACGGGTAATGAAAATGGCTGGTGGATAGTCAGCCATGAAAGCAAACTTTGGTTACCGAACGGTGAACTGCCGTTCGGTTCGGCCGCCTCTTTTTCCCTGCAGGGTAAAATGGCGCGCGCCATCGGCGAGTGGGGCGGCGCGCCGGTATGGCTGGTGCGCCATGCGATGCCGCGCGACATGGGCTCGGTGCGGCAGCTGCTCGAACTGGATCGCGGTTTGTTCCAGCTCGCCGGGCGCGGCGTGCAGCTGGCGGATTTCTACCGCTCCCATCGCTATTGCGGCTACTGCGGCCATGAGATGCACTTCAGCCGCAGCGAAAGCGCCTGCCTGTGCGGAAATTGCCGCGAGCGCTACTACCCGCAGATTGCCCCCTGCGTGATCGTCGCCATTCGGCGCGACGACCAGATCCTGCTGGCGCAGCACGTGCGCCATCGCGGCGGCATCCATACGGTGCTGGCCGGTTTTGTCGAGGTGGGCGAGACGCTGGAACAGGCGGCGGCGCGTGAAGTGATGGAAGAAAGCAATATCGAAATCAAAAACCTGCGCTATGTCACCTCCCAACCCTGGCCGTTCCCGCACTCGCTGATGATGGCGTTTATGGCCGACTATCATCAGGGCGAGATCCGCCACGATCCCAAGGAACTGCTCAACGCCGGCTGGTACCGTTACGATCGCTTGCCGCTGTTGCCGCCGCCCGGCACCGTGGCGCGCCGGCTGATTGAGGACACCGTGGCGCTGTGCCGGGCAGAATAA
- the thiE gene encoding thiamine phosphate synthase, whose product MTDIATPFPATPHRLGLYPVVDSVEWIARLLGAGVKTIQLRIKDLPDEQVEEDIVAAIALGRQYDARLFINDYWRLAVKHGAYGVHLGQEDLDTTDLAAIHRAGLRLGVSTHDDAELARAIAVKPSYIALGHIFPTQTKDMPSAPQGLTELKRHLAGLADYPTVAIGGIGIDRVPAVLACGVGSVAVVSAITQAPDWRAATAELLRLIEGEGRADA is encoded by the coding sequence ATGACTGATATCGCCACCCCGTTCCCCGCTACCCCGCACCGACTGGGATTGTACCCGGTGGTCGACAGCGTCGAGTGGATCGCCCGCCTGCTGGGCGCCGGCGTCAAGACAATCCAATTGCGCATCAAGGATCTGCCGGACGAACAGGTGGAGGAAGACATCGTCGCCGCCATCGCGCTGGGCAGACAATACGATGCGCGGCTGTTCATCAACGATTACTGGCGGCTGGCCGTCAAACACGGCGCCTATGGCGTACACCTCGGCCAGGAAGATCTGGATACCACCGATTTGGCGGCGATCCACCGCGCCGGGCTGCGGCTGGGCGTATCCACCCATGACGACGCCGAACTGGCGCGCGCCATCGCGGTAAAACCGTCTTATATCGCCCTCGGGCATATCTTCCCGACCCAAACCAAAGACATGCCTTCGGCGCCGCAGGGGCTGACGGAGCTGAAGCGCCACCTCGCCGGGTTGGCGGACTACCCGACGGTGGCGATCGGCGGGATCGGCATCGATCGCGTACCGGCGGTGTTGGCGTGCGGCGTCGGCAGCGTGGCGGTGGTGAGCGCCATCACCCAGGCGCCGGACTGGCGCGCGGCCACCGCCGAACTGTTGCGGCTGATCGAGGGCGAGGGGCGGGCTGATGCTTAA
- the thiS gene encoding sulfur carrier protein ThiS codes for MKIRLNDQPLELAPPLSVAALLERLERHQPGTALAINQTIIPRADWASHLVQDGDDILLFQAIAGG; via the coding sequence ATGAAGATCCGGCTCAACGACCAACCGCTGGAGCTGGCGCCGCCGCTCAGCGTCGCCGCCCTGCTCGAACGGCTGGAACGCCACCAGCCGGGCACCGCGCTGGCGATCAATCAAACCATCATCCCGCGCGCCGACTGGGCCAGCCATCTGGTGCAAGACGGCGATGACATCCTGCTGTTTCAAGCGATCGCCGGAGGCTGA
- a CDS encoding thioesterase family protein, with protein sequence MNLYLRLLWILISSCWKPRMSMDALTNRLATRVWLNDIDINLHMNNGRYMTVCDLNRVDLFIRTGLLALMLKQRWSPIVSQHTMDYKKALRPFQRYQVSMAITHWDERYFYATHTFSVGDRIVAQGTSQAVILGREGVVAPEVVVASVRQYQQRRSDAVSP encoded by the coding sequence ATGAACCTGTACCTGCGACTGCTTTGGATCTTGATCTCGTCATGCTGGAAACCGCGCATGTCGATGGATGCGCTCACCAACCGACTGGCGACCCGAGTATGGCTGAACGATATCGACATCAATCTGCATATGAATAACGGGCGCTATATGACGGTGTGCGATTTGAACCGGGTCGATTTGTTTATCCGCACCGGCCTGCTGGCGTTGATGCTGAAGCAACGCTGGTCGCCGATCGTCAGTCAACACACCATGGATTATAAAAAGGCGCTGCGGCCGTTTCAGCGCTACCAGGTCAGCATGGCCATTACCCACTGGGATGAGCGCTACTTCTATGCGACCCATACCTTCAGCGTGGGTGACAGGATCGTCGCGCAGGGCACTTCGCAGGCGGTGATTTTGGGGCGGGAAGGCGTGGTAGCGCCGGAGGTGGTGGTGGCCAGCGTGCGGCAATATCAGCAACGTCGCAGCGATGCCGTGAGTCCCTGA
- a CDS encoding HesA/MoeB/ThiF family protein: protein MLNDQEFLRYSRQLLLEDVGPEGQEKLKRATVLIVGLGGLGSPASLYLAAAGVGTLLLADDDRLHVTNLQRQILYRSADTAQSKAALARQQLQALNPLVEPIALEQRLQGQSLHDAVARADLVLDCCDNMATRHAVNAACVAAGKPLISGSAVGFSGQLLMIEPPYEHGCYACLYPELTEPQRNCRTAGVLGPVVGVIGTLQALEAIKTLAGMPAALSGKLRLFDGKQQSWSTLQLSQASACPVCGGTA, encoded by the coding sequence ATGCTTAACGACCAAGAGTTCCTGCGCTACAGCCGCCAGCTGCTGCTGGAAGACGTGGGCCCGGAAGGCCAGGAAAAGCTCAAACGCGCGACGGTGCTGATTGTCGGCCTGGGCGGTCTGGGGTCTCCGGCTTCGCTGTATCTGGCCGCCGCCGGCGTCGGCACGCTGCTGCTGGCCGACGACGATCGGCTGCACGTCACCAACCTGCAGCGCCAGATCCTGTATCGCAGCGCCGATACCGCCCAAAGCAAAGCCGCACTGGCGCGGCAGCAATTGCAGGCGCTGAATCCCCTGGTGGAGCCCATCGCACTGGAACAACGGCTGCAGGGGCAATCGCTGCATGATGCCGTCGCCCGCGCCGATCTGGTGCTGGACTGCTGCGACAACATGGCGACCCGCCACGCGGTGAACGCCGCCTGCGTGGCGGCCGGCAAACCGCTGATCAGCGGCAGCGCGGTGGGCTTCAGCGGCCAATTGCTGATGATTGAACCGCCCTACGAGCACGGCTGCTACGCCTGCCTGTATCCGGAGCTTACCGAGCCGCAGCGCAACTGCCGCACCGCCGGCGTGCTTGGCCCGGTGGTCGGGGTGATAGGCACCCTGCAGGCGCTGGAAGCCATCAAAACGCTGGCCGGCATGCCTGCGGCGCTCAGCGGCAAACTGCGCCTGTTCGACGGCAAGCAGCAAAGCTGGAGCACCCTGCAGCTCAGCCAGGCCAGCGCCTGCCCGGTATGCGGGGGAACGGCATGA
- a CDS encoding Rsd/AlgQ family anti-sigma factor, protein MLNRLESLTQRLGGSNELVDQWLQARKQLLVAYCTLVGLKPNKEKHTPLNEKALENFCHNLVDYLSAAHFHIYDRIIKQVEGAASPKMSLSVNIYPKLWANTEQVMAFHDRYTEVDIDQDVCLEFHQALSDIGETLAARFTLEDKLIQLAAEASQPPLSDKALDQAR, encoded by the coding sequence ATGCTCAACCGTTTGGAAAGCCTGACTCAGCGCCTTGGTGGTAGTAATGAATTAGTTGATCAATGGCTTCAGGCCCGCAAGCAATTGCTGGTCGCCTACTGCACCCTGGTGGGCCTCAAACCGAATAAAGAAAAGCATACGCCGCTGAATGAAAAAGCGCTGGAGAACTTTTGCCATAATCTGGTGGATTATCTCTCAGCCGCGCATTTCCATATCTATGACAGAATTATCAAACAAGTGGAAGGCGCTGCCAGCCCAAAAATGTCTCTGTCGGTAAACATCTACCCCAAACTCTGGGCCAATACCGAGCAGGTCATGGCCTTTCACGACCGCTATACCGAAGTGGATATCGATCAAGACGTGTGTCTGGAGTTCCACCAGGCGCTGTCGGATATCGGCGAGACGCTGGCGGCGCGCTTTACCCTGGAAGACAAGCTGATCCAGCTGGCGGCGGAAGCCTCGCAGCCGCCGCTGTCGGATAAGGCGCTTGATCAGGCGCGTTAG
- a CDS encoding thiazole synthase produces MLKIADTPFTSRLFTGTGKFATPALMLEALQASGSQLVTMAMKRVDLRGGNDAILAPLRQLGVRLLPNTSGAKTAAEAVFAARLAREALGTHWVKLEIHPDVKYLLPDPIETLKAAETLVKDGFVVLPYCGADPVLCKRLEEAGCAAVMPLGAPIGSNRGLRTRDFLEIIIEQARVPVVVDAGIGAPSHALEAMELGADAVLVNTAIAVARDPVQMARAFRLALEAGELARAAGLGGSQRGAAATSPLTAFLTHSEEAQ; encoded by the coding sequence ATGCTGAAAATCGCCGATACTCCCTTTACCTCCCGCCTGTTTACCGGCACCGGCAAGTTCGCCACGCCGGCGCTGATGCTCGAGGCGCTGCAGGCTTCCGGCTCGCAGCTGGTCACCATGGCCATGAAGCGCGTCGATTTGCGCGGCGGCAATGACGCCATCCTGGCGCCGCTGCGGCAGCTGGGCGTGCGCCTGCTGCCCAACACCTCCGGCGCCAAGACCGCCGCCGAGGCGGTGTTCGCCGCCCGACTGGCGCGCGAGGCGCTCGGCACCCACTGGGTGAAGCTGGAGATCCACCCCGACGTGAAATACCTGCTGCCGGACCCGATAGAGACGCTGAAAGCGGCGGAAACGCTGGTGAAAGACGGCTTTGTGGTGCTGCCCTACTGCGGCGCCGATCCGGTGCTGTGCAAGCGGCTGGAAGAAGCGGGCTGCGCGGCGGTGATGCCGCTCGGCGCGCCTATCGGCTCCAACCGCGGCCTGCGCACCCGCGATTTCCTCGAAATCATCATCGAACAGGCCAGGGTGCCGGTGGTGGTCGACGCCGGCATCGGCGCGCCGAGCCACGCGCTGGAAGCGATGGAGCTGGGCGCCGACGCGGTGCTGGTGAATACCGCCATCGCCGTGGCGCGCGATCCGGTGCAGATGGCGCGGGCGTTTCGCCTGGCGCTGGAGGCCGGTGAGCTGGCGCGCGCGGCCGGGCTGGGCGGCAGCCAACGCGGCGCCGCCGCCACCAGCCCGCTGACCGCTTTTCTCACCCACTCCGAGGAGGCGCAGTGA
- a CDS encoding helix-turn-helix domain-containing protein: MLVVNIRKIEVIMKKTLNYADAISTLLAQKGVGDRKHASTMASILNLQYNSAKQKLDGKRGITLDEINKVFQYFNESFEGRRAHNCVFILNNIHKRCNIEVDDQPVEHLDDAETYAFRKDDLFIIDTGRDQSADAELYKVRKIDFLPAPRIAILDNDHDILELLKKITTRYGIETDTFPTATAIIDSLEPYLYEAFILDWLLDFGETSEKVVEKIKDRVAPPAKIIILTGQLNHYEKNIGDMILNYDVHLVEKPAKPLIISSLLLSHLFFN; the protein is encoded by the coding sequence ATGCTCGTGGTCAACATCAGAAAAATCGAGGTGATCATGAAGAAAACGCTAAATTACGCGGATGCAATCAGTACACTGCTGGCCCAGAAAGGGGTTGGCGACAGAAAACACGCATCGACGATGGCGAGCATACTGAACCTCCAGTACAACAGCGCCAAGCAGAAGCTGGACGGCAAAAGAGGCATTACTCTCGACGAGATCAACAAGGTATTTCAATACTTCAATGAATCATTTGAAGGACGCAGAGCCCATAACTGCGTCTTCATCCTCAACAACATACATAAACGATGCAATATTGAGGTTGACGACCAGCCGGTAGAACACCTTGATGATGCGGAAACCTATGCGTTCAGGAAAGACGATCTTTTTATTATTGACACCGGCAGAGATCAAAGCGCAGATGCAGAGCTGTATAAGGTCAGAAAAATAGATTTTTTGCCCGCGCCGAGGATAGCCATACTCGACAACGATCACGACATACTGGAATTGCTAAAGAAAATCACCACGCGATACGGCATTGAAACGGATACCTTCCCAACGGCGACGGCGATCATCGATAGCCTGGAGCCGTACCTCTACGAAGCCTTTATCCTTGATTGGCTATTAGACTTCGGCGAGACGTCCGAAAAGGTCGTAGAAAAAATAAAAGACCGGGTGGCCCCGCCTGCGAAAATCATCATCCTGACCGGCCAGTTAAACCACTATGAGAAAAACATAGGCGATATGATATTAAACTACGACGTACATTTGGTTGAAAAACCGGCCAAGCCGTTGATCATCTCTTCGTTGTTGCTTTCTCATTTATTTTTCAACTGA
- the thiH gene encoding 2-iminoacetate synthase ThiH — protein MTDDFSSRLAQLDWDDISLRINSKTARDVEHALKADKLTRDDFMALISPAAAAYLEPLAQRAQQLTRQRFGNVVSFYVPLYLSNLCANDCTYCGFSMSNRIKRKTLDAGEIERECLAIKALGFEHLLLVTGEHQSKVGMDYFRRHIPAIRSHFSSLMMEVQPLAQEEYAELKTLGLDGVLVYQETYHPATYLQHHLRGQKQDFYWRLATPDRLGRAGIDKIGLGALIGLSNSWRTDCYLLAEHLFYLQQTYWQSRYSISFPRLRPCAGGIEPASIMSEPQLVQLICAFRLFAPDVELSLSTRESPFFRDHMIPVAINSVSAGSKTQPGGYADDVPPELEQFEPHDGRSPQQVAQAISDAGLQPVWKDWDGYLGRGAQ, from the coding sequence ATGACCGATGATTTCAGCAGTCGCCTGGCGCAGCTGGACTGGGACGATATCTCGCTACGCATCAACAGCAAAACCGCACGCGACGTGGAGCATGCGCTGAAGGCGGACAAGCTGACGCGCGACGATTTTATGGCGCTGATTTCCCCCGCCGCCGCCGCTTATCTGGAGCCATTGGCGCAGCGCGCACAGCAGCTGACCCGCCAGCGTTTCGGCAACGTGGTCAGCTTCTACGTACCGCTGTATCTGTCCAACCTGTGCGCCAACGACTGCACCTACTGCGGTTTCTCAATGAGCAACCGCATCAAGCGCAAAACGCTGGACGCCGGGGAAATAGAACGTGAGTGCCTGGCGATCAAGGCGTTGGGCTTTGAGCACCTGCTGTTGGTCACCGGCGAGCACCAGAGCAAGGTCGGCATGGACTATTTTCGCCGGCATATCCCGGCGATCCGCAGCCATTTCAGCTCGCTGATGATGGAGGTGCAGCCGCTGGCGCAGGAGGAGTACGCCGAGCTGAAAACGCTGGGGCTGGACGGCGTGCTGGTGTATCAGGAAACCTATCATCCCGCCACCTATCTGCAGCACCACCTGCGCGGCCAGAAACAGGACTTTTACTGGCGGCTGGCCACCCCCGATCGCTTGGGGCGCGCCGGGATCGACAAGATCGGCCTGGGCGCGTTGATCGGCCTTTCCAACAGCTGGCGCACCGACTGCTACCTGTTGGCGGAGCACCTGTTCTATCTGCAACAGACCTATTGGCAGAGCCGCTATTCGATCTCCTTCCCGCGGCTGCGCCCCTGCGCCGGCGGTATCGAACCGGCGTCGATCATGAGTGAGCCGCAGCTGGTGCAGTTGATCTGCGCCTTCCGCCTGTTCGCCCCGGACGTAGAGCTTTCGCTATCGACCCGCGAGTCGCCGTTCTTCCGCGATCACATGATCCCGGTGGCGATCAACAGCGTCAGCGCCGGATCCAAGACCCAGCCCGGCGGCTATGCCGACGACGTGCCGCCGGAGCTGGAGCAATTCGAGCCGCACGACGGCCGCAGCCCGCAACAGGTTGCCCAGGCGATCAGCGACGCCGGGCTGCAGCCGGTGTGGAAAGACTGGGACGGTTATCTGGGGCGCGGCGCGCAATAA
- a CDS encoding sensor histidine kinase, with protein sequence MSKKLIGTLATLVAALLLLILLIAVNFGSVKERYKQIEPNLDNYSVAEILFLSFERTKTALLQGEEDNYDSFMLKKKIFASKIAILESRSTLSDSFYYDEEFIKTVAVLKRQYAELDQLSVELLHGKKKRADILSFMDKMEVTLVDIQEVIYKIQIRNFTEVKNIIKDNSGKTELFAMFSLVLIFLMMFLILKNAFSLKKMVKNKNIFISSIYHEIAGSTQAIVIAADIMEHELVQDALKKEARLISHHGNKIAEQTREVMDYSRIEMGEVKVNDSLFSLNDVVDDAVAAVGGGEGRNKFIVRYSSYAGKIHADKYKLYRILVNLLGNADKYTHRGSVIVNVKICNDRLYLLVKDNGIGFNVKNIDKLYKAFNQGLERETRQGLGLGLTIIKNYVTRMKGAIRVKSTEGKGASFFICLPIKSVEK encoded by the coding sequence ATGAGTAAGAAACTTATCGGGACTCTTGCCACCCTGGTTGCGGCGCTGTTGCTGTTGATCTTATTGATCGCCGTAAACTTCGGCAGCGTTAAAGAGCGGTACAAACAGATTGAGCCCAATCTTGATAACTACTCTGTCGCTGAAATTCTCTTTTTGTCGTTCGAAAGGACGAAAACTGCGCTATTGCAGGGGGAAGAGGACAATTACGATAGTTTCATGCTGAAGAAAAAAATATTTGCATCAAAGATTGCCATTCTTGAAAGCCGTTCTACGTTAAGCGACTCTTTTTATTATGACGAAGAGTTTATAAAAACCGTTGCGGTTTTGAAGCGACAGTATGCCGAGCTGGATCAACTCAGCGTTGAACTGTTGCATGGCAAGAAAAAAAGAGCCGATATACTCTCCTTTATGGACAAGATGGAAGTCACCCTGGTCGATATTCAAGAAGTAATCTACAAAATACAGATAAGGAATTTCACTGAGGTTAAAAATATCATCAAAGATAATTCAGGTAAAACCGAACTGTTCGCCATGTTCTCGTTGGTGCTGATCTTTTTGATGATGTTCCTTATCTTGAAAAATGCGTTTTCGCTGAAGAAAATGGTGAAAAATAAGAATATATTTATTTCCTCAATCTATCATGAGATCGCCGGATCAACGCAGGCTATCGTGATTGCGGCAGATATCATGGAGCACGAACTGGTTCAGGATGCATTGAAAAAAGAAGCCAGGCTCATCTCGCACCATGGTAATAAAATAGCGGAGCAAACGCGCGAGGTGATGGATTACTCACGGATTGAGATGGGGGAGGTAAAGGTCAACGACTCCCTCTTCTCACTTAATGATGTGGTTGACGATGCCGTCGCTGCGGTGGGGGGCGGGGAAGGACGCAATAAATTTATTGTCCGGTATTCGTCTTATGCGGGTAAAATTCATGCGGATAAGTACAAACTGTACAGAATACTCGTCAACTTATTGGGTAATGCGGATAAATATACGCATCGTGGATCGGTTATCGTGAATGTGAAAATATGTAATGACCGTCTTTATCTTCTGGTGAAGGATAACGGCATCGGTTTTAACGTTAAAAATATTGATAAATTATATAAGGCATTTAATCAGGGGCTGGAGAGAGAGACGCGTCAGGGGCTGGGATTGGGGCTAACCATTATAAAGAATTATGTGACCAGGATGAAAGGCGCCATCAGAGTAAAATCGACCGAGGGCAAAGGGGCGTCATTCTTCATTTGCCTGCCAATAAAATCAGTTGAAAAATAA
- the hemE gene encoding uroporphyrinogen decarboxylase: MNELKNDRYLRALLRQPVDVTPVWMMRQAGRYLPEYKATRAQAGDFMSLCKNAELACEVTLQPLRRYALDAAILFSDILTIPDAMGLGLYFEAGEGPRFSSPIVSRADVDKLPLFDPEVELGYVMNAVRTIRRELKGEVPLIGFSGSPWTLATYMVEGGSSKAFTKLKKMMYAEPATLHLLLDKLADSVILYLNAQIKAGAQSVMVFDTWGGVLTGRDYREFSLHYMHKIVDGLLRENDGRRVPVTLFTKGGGQWLEAMAATGCDALGLDWTTDIADARRRVGDQVALQGNMDPSMLYASPERIGQEVEAILAGFGHGEGHVFNLGHGIHQDVPPENAGAFVEAVHAQSAKYHR; the protein is encoded by the coding sequence ATGAATGAGTTGAAGAACGATCGCTACCTGCGCGCGCTGCTGCGCCAGCCGGTGGATGTGACCCCGGTATGGATGATGCGTCAGGCCGGTCGTTATTTACCGGAATACAAGGCGACCCGCGCCCAGGCCGGTGATTTCATGTCGCTGTGCAAAAACGCGGAGCTGGCCTGCGAGGTGACGCTGCAGCCGCTGCGCCGCTATGCGCTGGACGCCGCCATCCTGTTCTCCGATATTCTCACCATTCCCGACGCCATGGGGCTTGGCCTGTATTTCGAAGCCGGCGAAGGCCCGCGTTTCTCTTCGCCTATCGTCAGCCGCGCCGACGTAGACAAGCTGCCGCTGTTCGATCCGGAGGTCGAGCTGGGCTACGTGATGAACGCGGTGCGCACCATTCGCCGCGAGCTGAAGGGCGAAGTGCCGTTGATCGGTTTCTCCGGCAGCCCCTGGACGCTGGCGACCTATATGGTGGAGGGCGGCAGCAGCAAGGCCTTCACCAAGCTGAAGAAGATGATGTACGCCGAGCCGGCCACGCTGCACCTGCTGCTGGACAAGCTGGCGGACAGCGTGATCCTGTATCTCAACGCCCAGATCAAGGCCGGCGCGCAGTCGGTGATGGTGTTCGATACCTGGGGCGGCGTATTGACCGGCCGCGATTACCGCGAGTTCTCGCTGCATTACATGCACAAGATCGTCGACGGCCTGCTGCGTGAAAACGACGGCCGCCGCGTGCCGGTCACGCTGTTCACCAAGGGCGGCGGCCAGTGGCTGGAAGCGATGGCCGCCACCGGCTGCGACGCGCTGGGCCTGGACTGGACCACCGATATCGCCGACGCGCGCCGCCGCGTGGGTGACCAGGTGGCGCTGCAGGGCAATATGGATCCGTCGATGCTTTATGCTTCGCCGGAGCGCATCGGCCAGGAGGTGGAAGCCATTCTGGCCGGGTTCGGCCACGGCGAAGGCCACGTGTTTAACCTGGGCCACGGCATCCATCAGGACGTACCGCCGGAAAATGCCGGCGCCTTCGTCGAGGCGGTGCACGCGCAGTCGGCGAAATACCACCGTTAA